Sequence from the Maribacter aquivivus genome:
GATGATTTTGATTTTTGTGGTTGCATATTTTTTTATGATCAGACCTCAAATGAAAAGACAAAAGGATGAAAAGAAATTTTCAGCAGAATTAAAACGTGGTGATCGTGTTATTACCAAAAGTGGTCTGCACGGAAAAGTAGTAGATTTGAATGATAAAGATTCTTCTTGTGTTTTGGAAACAATGGCAGGAAAATTAAAGTTTGATAGATCTGCCATTTCCATGGAAATGAGCGCTAAATTAAACGCTCCAGAAAAGAAATAATTTTTTCTGAATAGATATAAAAAAACACCGATGGAAACATCGGTGTTTTTTTGTTTTAAATTTTAAGATATTAGGTTACTTCTTGTATTGGTCATTTATTCCCCTGCCTGCTAATATCAACGGAACTATCTTTTCTAATCTAGATAGTTTTGTTTTCTCTTGTTTAGCGGTTGCAATGTACTCGGCATAGTCTTTTTGTTTGGAATAGGTTAATTTGTTGAAAGCAGCTTTTATGTCATTGTTGTTTTCAAGTGTAATCGATAGGTGAGTAGGAATTACGATTTTCGTTTTCGGCTTTCTATTTACTTTTATTTCTAATCCCTTCTTATGATTTTCAATAGCTTCATTTATGTAAGCTGTAATTTCTGTTTTGTTGATTTCTTCAAGTGATGAAAATTTCCAATGTCGCATTGCCATGGTTTTTCCTTCTTGTGCATTTTCTAATACATTTTTTGGATCACTCAAAAATACTCCGTTAAAGAACCAAATTCCGAAGTGGTTTTTAAATTTATTTATAGCGATAATGTTTTTATTATCTACCATATATGTGGGGAAACTCCATTTGTAAGTTTCTGTCATTCCACAGGCTAAGGCAAGAGTTCTTAATTCAGCTACTTCATTTTTAAAACGATGCGCAGCTGTAAAGAATTCCTCTAATTTCTCTTGCTTTTCCATTGTATTATTGGTTTGCTGTCAGCTCACAAATACGCACAATAACTTCAACAGCTTTTTGCATGCTCTCAACAGGTACATACTCATACTTACCGTGAAAATTATGTCCGCCAGCAAATATGTTGGGGCATGGCAAGCCCATAAAACTTAATTGCGACCCATCTGTACCACCGCGTATTGGTTTAATAATAGGTTTTATGCCGATATCTTCCATTGCCTTTTTAGCAGTCTCAACAATATGAAAAACAGGTTTTACCTTTTCTTTCATATTAAAATATTGATCTTTTAATTCTAGGGCAATACAATTGTCGTATTCGTTATTAAATTTTTGGACGATGTCTTCTACTAATTCCTTACGTTG
This genomic interval carries:
- the yajC gene encoding preprotein translocase subunit YajC, which produces MGDIGQFLPMILIFVVAYFFMIRPQMKRQKDEKKFSAELKRGDRVITKSGLHGKVVDLNDKDSSCVLETMAGKLKFDRSAISMEMSAKLNAPEKK
- a CDS encoding YdeI/OmpD-associated family protein, with translation MEKQEKLEEFFTAAHRFKNEVAELRTLALACGMTETYKWSFPTYMVDNKNIIAINKFKNHFGIWFFNGVFLSDPKNVLENAQEGKTMAMRHWKFSSLEEINKTEITAYINEAIENHKKGLEIKVNRKPKTKIVIPTHLSITLENNNDIKAAFNKLTYSKQKDYAEYIATAKQEKTKLSRLEKIVPLILAGRGINDQYKK